A window from Primulina huaijiensis isolate GDHJ02 chromosome 11, ASM1229523v2, whole genome shotgun sequence encodes these proteins:
- the LOC140987467 gene encoding pyrophosphate--fructose 6-phosphate 1-phosphotransferase subunit beta: MKCKYVVLTSEFIYPYRNQGGFDMICSGRDKIETPEQFKQAEETSVKLDLDGLVVIGGDDSNTNACLLAENFRSKNLKTRVIGCPKTIDGDLKCKEVPTSFGFDTACKIYAEMIGNVMVDARSTGKYYHFVRLMGRAASHITLECALQTHPNITLIGEEVAANKQTLKHVTDYIADVVCKRAELGHNYGVILIPEGLIDFIPEVQHLIAELNEILAHDIVDEAGVWKEKLTAESLQLFNLLPPAIQDQLMLERDPHGNVQVAKIETEKMLIQMVETELESRKKTVGYKGDFKGQSHFFGYEGRCGLPSNFDSTYCYALGYAAGALLQSGRTGLISSVGNLAAPVREWTVGGTALTSLMDVERRHGKFKPVIKKAMVELEGAPFKKFASLREEWALQNRYLSPGPIQFFGPASDKVNHTLLLELGAQA; this comes from the exons ATGAAGTGCAAATATGTAGTATTGACATCAGAGTTTATTTATCCATATAGAAATCAG GGtggatttgatatgatttgcaGTGGAAGAGACAAAATTGAGACTCCCGAACAG TTTAAACAGGCCGAGGAAACATCCGTCAAGCTTGATCTAGATGGACTTGTTGTAATTGGTGGAGATGACTCAAACACAAATGCCTGCCTTCTGGCTGAAAATTTTAG gAGCAAAAATCTGAAAACTAGGGTAATTGGATGCCCGAAGACCATCGATGGTGATCTGAAATGCAAGGAGGTTCCAACAAGTTTTGGGTTTGATACTGCGTGCAAg ATATATGCGGAAATGATTGGGAATGTCATGGTAGATGCTCGTTCAACAGGGAAATACTACCATT TTGTTCGGCTGATGGGGCGTGCTGCTTCTCACATTACGTTGGAGTGTGCTTTGCAAACACATCCAAATATCACTCTTATTGGTGAAGAG GTTGCTGCTAACAAACAGACTCTTAAACATGTTACAGACTACATTGCTGATGTGGTATGCAAACGAGCCGAACTCGGTCATAACTATGGTGTTATACTTATACCAGAAGGACTTATAGATTTCATACCAGAG GTTCAGCATCTCATTGCGGAATTGAATGAAATTTTGGCCCATGATATTGTGGATGAAGCGGGTGTTTGGAAAGAGAAACTCACTGCTGAGTCTCTTCAGCTTTTTAATCTCCTACCCCCAGCAATCCAGGATCAATTGATGCTTGAGAGAGATCCACATGGAAATGTCCAG GTGGCCAAAATTGAAACTGAGAAAATGCTCATTCAAATGGTTGAAACTGAGTTGGAATCAAGGAAGAAAACAGTTGGATACAAGGGTGATTTCAAAGGACAGTCTCACTTCTTTGG ATACGAAGGAAGATGTGGTTTGCCATCTAATTTTGATTCCACGTACTGCTATGCTTTGGGTTACGCGGCTGGAGCACTGCTTCAAAGTGGGAGAACGGGATTAATATCTTCT GTGGGAAACTTGGCTGCTCCAGTGCGTGAATGGACTGTTGGTGGAACAGCGCTGACTTCCCTAATGGATGTTGAAAGGAGACATG GTAAGTTTAAACCTGTGATAAAGAAAGCAATGGTTGAGCTAGAAG GTGCCCCATTCAAGAAATTTGCATCCTTGAGAGAAGAGTGGGCTCTTCAGAATCGATATTTGAGTCCTG GTCCCATTCAATTTTTCGGCCCAGCATCTGATAAAGTCAATCACACCTTGCTGCTGGAACTTGGGGCTCAAGCATAA